One Caloenas nicobarica isolate bCalNic1 chromosome 31, bCalNic1.hap1, whole genome shotgun sequence genomic region harbors:
- the NHLH1 gene encoding helix-loop-helix protein 1 — protein sequence MMLNSDQTEIDLPPTHSESESIFGDCGRTGSTEDASGVGLCSQSRTAEPGDAVKKDLQHLSREERRRRRRATAKYRTAHATRERIRVEAFNMAFAELRKLLPTLPPDKKLSKIEILRLAICYISYLNHVLDV from the coding sequence ATGATGCTCAATTCGGACCAGACAGAGATCGACCTGCCCCCGACGCACTCTGAGTCCGAGTCCATCTTCGGCGACTGCGGCCGCACGGGCAGCACAGAGGACGCCAGCGGCGTTGGCTTGTGCTCTCAGTCCCGGACAGCCGAGCCAGGTGATGCTGTGAAGAAAGACCTGCAGCACCTGAGTCGGGAGGAACGCCGGCGCCGGCGCCGTGCCACGGCCAAATACCGGACAGCCCACGCCACGCGGGAGCGCATCCGTGTCGAGGCCTTCAACATGGCCTTCGCTGAGCTGCGCAAGCTACTGCCCACCCTGCCACCCGACAAGAAGCTCTCCAAGATTGAGATCCTCCGCCTGGCCATCTGCTACATCTCCTACCTGAACCACGTGCTGGACGTCTGA